In one Zalophus californianus isolate mZalCal1 chromosome 10, mZalCal1.pri.v2, whole genome shotgun sequence genomic region, the following are encoded:
- the LOC113931803 gene encoding zinc finger protein OZF-like isoform X3, producing the protein MAPPRVPRLAGGQEKTQSGRGRPIAVSFADVAVYFSPEEWGCLRPAQRALYRDVMRETYGHLGALESKKKNEPSSKIGAEELEEAPVRNAPAVQARLVPSFRDFSHPLPQLSAHTEQQCTQTPKRPYPCLECNRSFSYPSLLASHQRVHSGERPFPCGQCGRCFRQRGNLAVHMRIHTGEKPFSCPDCGRLFAYPSMLVRHRRIHSGDRPYVCGPCGVQFSQRAHLVQHQLLHTGDKPYSCPDCGRCFRQTGALAIHRHRHGGEKPYVCTECGRHFTHPSLLAIHQRTHTRKKPHICSDCGRSFAYPSLLTSHQRVHSGERPYPCTHCSARFAQQNNLLQHQLIHTGEKPYACPDCGRCFRQSGSLAIHRRTHTGEKPYSCSECGHQFTSSCVLNSHRRIHSVERPFPCSQCGKTFKRKSALEAHQWIHRTGGTSQRGDRPLLPPPAQACVPEGQEPSVHFRHFPDMFQ; encoded by the exons ATGGCGCCGCCCCGGGTCCCGCGCCTCGCCGGCGGGCAGGAAAAAACCCAGTCGGGACGAGGGAGGCCGATCGCCGTGAGCTTCGCGGACGTGGCCGTGTACTTCTCCCCCGAGGAGTGGGGCTGTCTGCGGCCCGCGCAGAGGGCCCTGTACCGGGACGTGATGCGGGAGACCTACGGCCACCTGGGCGCGCTCG aaagcaagaaaaagaacgAACCCAGCAGCAAAATTGGGGCCGAGGAGCTTGAGGAAGCCCCTGTGAGGAACGCGCCAGCGGTGCAGGCCAGGCTGGTTCCTAGTTTCAGGGACTTTAGCCATCCATTGCCTCAGCTGTCTGCACACACAGAGCAGCAGTGCACCCAGACTCCCAAGAGGCCCTACCCCTGCCTGGAATGCAACCGTTCTTTCAGCTACCCCTCCCTCCTAGCCAGCCACCAGCGGGTCCACTCGGGGGAGCGGCCTTTTCCATGTGGCCAGTGTGGACGTTGCTTCCGCCAAAGAGGCAACCTGGCTGTCCACATGCGCATACATACAGGGGAGAAGCCCTTCTCCTGCCCAGACTGTGGGAGGCTCTTTGCCTACCCCTCCATGCTGGTCAGGCATCGGCGAATCCATTCTGGAGACCGTCCATATGTCTGTGGACCTTGTGGGGTTCAGTTCTCCCAGAGGGCTCACCTCGTCCAGCACCAGCTGCTTCATACAGGGGACAAGCCCTATTCATGTCCAGACTGTGGCCGCTGCTTCCGCCAGACTGGGGCGCTGGCCATCCATAGACACAGACATGGTGGGGAGAAGCCGTATGTGTGCACTGAGTGTGGACGCCACTTTACACACCCTTCTCTCTTGGCTATCCACCAGCGCACCCACACTAGGAAGAAGCCCCATATCTGTTCTGACTGTGGTCGGAGCTTTGCCTACCCCTCCCTCCTGACCAGTCACCAACGGGTCCACTCTGGTGAGCGCCCCTACCCTTGTACCCACTGCAGTGCCCGCTTTGCCCAGCAAAATAACCTGCTCCAGCATCAGCTCATTCACACAGGGGAAAAGCCCTATGCGTGCCCCGACTGTGGCCGCTGCTTCCGGCAAAGCGGCTCCCTGGCTATCCACAGACGCACACATACAGGGGAGAAGCCCTACTCCTGCTCCGAGTGTGGGCACCAATTTACCTCTTCCTGTGTCCTCAACAGCCACAGACGCATCCATTCTGTTGAGAGGCCCTTCCCTTGTTCCCAGTGTGGGAAAACCTTTAAACGAAAGAGTGCCCTGGAAGCCCACCAATGGATCCATCGTACAGGCGGGACAAGTCAGAGGGGTGACAGACCTCTGTtaccacccccagcccaggcttGTGTCCCTGAGGGTCAGGAACCGTCCGTACACTTCCGACATTTTCCCGATATGTTCCAGTAG
- the LOC113931803 gene encoding zinc finger protein OZF-like isoform X2: MAVHGREKGVKPSGAIILEGEGFPAPLRPSVSGASTVAKGILQCSNPGFAGPKPALISWLERKKEVWSPEAEDPEEGARHPGSGLESKKKNEPSSKIGAEELEEAPVRNAPAVQARLVPSFRDFSHPLPQLSAHTEQQCTQTPKRPYPCLECNRSFSYPSLLASHQRVHSGERPFPCGQCGRCFRQRGNLAVHMRIHTGEKPFSCPDCGRLFAYPSMLVRHRRIHSGDRPYVCGPCGVQFSQRAHLVQHQLLHTGDKPYSCPDCGRCFRQTGALAIHRHRHGGEKPYVCTECGRHFTHPSLLAIHQRTHTRKKPHICSDCGRSFAYPSLLTSHQRVHSGERPYPCTHCSARFAQQNNLLQHQLIHTGEKPYACPDCGRCFRQSGSLAIHRRTHTGEKPYSCSECGHQFTSSCVLNSHRRIHSVERPFPCSQCGKTFKRKSALEAHQWIHRTGGTSQRGDRPLLPPPAQACVPEGQEPSVHFRHFPDMFQ, translated from the exons ATGGCCGTGCACGGGAGGGAGAAGGGCGTGAAGCCCAGCGGTGCCATTATCCTTGAGGGCGAAGGGTTTCCTGCCCCGTTGCGGCCGAGCGTCTCCGGTGCTTCCACCGTGGCAAAAGGCATCCTGCAGTGCTCTAACCCAG GATTCGCAGGCCCCAAACCGGCCCTCATCTCCTggctggagagaaagaaggaggtgTGGAGCCCGGAGGCCGAGGATCCCGAGGAGGGGGCGAGGCACCCAGGATCTGGGCTAG aaagcaagaaaaagaacgAACCCAGCAGCAAAATTGGGGCCGAGGAGCTTGAGGAAGCCCCTGTGAGGAACGCGCCAGCGGTGCAGGCCAGGCTGGTTCCTAGTTTCAGGGACTTTAGCCATCCATTGCCTCAGCTGTCTGCACACACAGAGCAGCAGTGCACCCAGACTCCCAAGAGGCCCTACCCCTGCCTGGAATGCAACCGTTCTTTCAGCTACCCCTCCCTCCTAGCCAGCCACCAGCGGGTCCACTCGGGGGAGCGGCCTTTTCCATGTGGCCAGTGTGGACGTTGCTTCCGCCAAAGAGGCAACCTGGCTGTCCACATGCGCATACATACAGGGGAGAAGCCCTTCTCCTGCCCAGACTGTGGGAGGCTCTTTGCCTACCCCTCCATGCTGGTCAGGCATCGGCGAATCCATTCTGGAGACCGTCCATATGTCTGTGGACCTTGTGGGGTTCAGTTCTCCCAGAGGGCTCACCTCGTCCAGCACCAGCTGCTTCATACAGGGGACAAGCCCTATTCATGTCCAGACTGTGGCCGCTGCTTCCGCCAGACTGGGGCGCTGGCCATCCATAGACACAGACATGGTGGGGAGAAGCCGTATGTGTGCACTGAGTGTGGACGCCACTTTACACACCCTTCTCTCTTGGCTATCCACCAGCGCACCCACACTAGGAAGAAGCCCCATATCTGTTCTGACTGTGGTCGGAGCTTTGCCTACCCCTCCCTCCTGACCAGTCACCAACGGGTCCACTCTGGTGAGCGCCCCTACCCTTGTACCCACTGCAGTGCCCGCTTTGCCCAGCAAAATAACCTGCTCCAGCATCAGCTCATTCACACAGGGGAAAAGCCCTATGCGTGCCCCGACTGTGGCCGCTGCTTCCGGCAAAGCGGCTCCCTGGCTATCCACAGACGCACACATACAGGGGAGAAGCCCTACTCCTGCTCCGAGTGTGGGCACCAATTTACCTCTTCCTGTGTCCTCAACAGCCACAGACGCATCCATTCTGTTGAGAGGCCCTTCCCTTGTTCCCAGTGTGGGAAAACCTTTAAACGAAAGAGTGCCCTGGAAGCCCACCAATGGATCCATCGTACAGGCGGGACAAGTCAGAGGGGTGACAGACCTCTGTtaccacccccagcccaggcttGTGTCCCTGAGGGTCAGGAACCGTCCGTACACTTCCGACATTTTCCCGATATGTTCCAGTAG
- the LOC113931803 gene encoding zinc finger protein OZF-like isoform X1, translating into MAPPRVPRLAGGQEKTQSGRGRPIAVSFADVAVYFSPEEWGCLRPAQRALYRDVMRETYGHLGALGFAGPKPALISWLERKKEVWSPEAEDPEEGARHPGSGLESKKKNEPSSKIGAEELEEAPVRNAPAVQARLVPSFRDFSHPLPQLSAHTEQQCTQTPKRPYPCLECNRSFSYPSLLASHQRVHSGERPFPCGQCGRCFRQRGNLAVHMRIHTGEKPFSCPDCGRLFAYPSMLVRHRRIHSGDRPYVCGPCGVQFSQRAHLVQHQLLHTGDKPYSCPDCGRCFRQTGALAIHRHRHGGEKPYVCTECGRHFTHPSLLAIHQRTHTRKKPHICSDCGRSFAYPSLLTSHQRVHSGERPYPCTHCSARFAQQNNLLQHQLIHTGEKPYACPDCGRCFRQSGSLAIHRRTHTGEKPYSCSECGHQFTSSCVLNSHRRIHSVERPFPCSQCGKTFKRKSALEAHQWIHRTGGTSQRGDRPLLPPPAQACVPEGQEPSVHFRHFPDMFQ; encoded by the exons ATGGCGCCGCCCCGGGTCCCGCGCCTCGCCGGCGGGCAGGAAAAAACCCAGTCGGGACGAGGGAGGCCGATCGCCGTGAGCTTCGCGGACGTGGCCGTGTACTTCTCCCCCGAGGAGTGGGGCTGTCTGCGGCCCGCGCAGAGGGCCCTGTACCGGGACGTGATGCGGGAGACCTACGGCCACCTGGGCGCGCTCG GATTCGCAGGCCCCAAACCGGCCCTCATCTCCTggctggagagaaagaaggaggtgTGGAGCCCGGAGGCCGAGGATCCCGAGGAGGGGGCGAGGCACCCAGGATCTGGGCTAG aaagcaagaaaaagaacgAACCCAGCAGCAAAATTGGGGCCGAGGAGCTTGAGGAAGCCCCTGTGAGGAACGCGCCAGCGGTGCAGGCCAGGCTGGTTCCTAGTTTCAGGGACTTTAGCCATCCATTGCCTCAGCTGTCTGCACACACAGAGCAGCAGTGCACCCAGACTCCCAAGAGGCCCTACCCCTGCCTGGAATGCAACCGTTCTTTCAGCTACCCCTCCCTCCTAGCCAGCCACCAGCGGGTCCACTCGGGGGAGCGGCCTTTTCCATGTGGCCAGTGTGGACGTTGCTTCCGCCAAAGAGGCAACCTGGCTGTCCACATGCGCATACATACAGGGGAGAAGCCCTTCTCCTGCCCAGACTGTGGGAGGCTCTTTGCCTACCCCTCCATGCTGGTCAGGCATCGGCGAATCCATTCTGGAGACCGTCCATATGTCTGTGGACCTTGTGGGGTTCAGTTCTCCCAGAGGGCTCACCTCGTCCAGCACCAGCTGCTTCATACAGGGGACAAGCCCTATTCATGTCCAGACTGTGGCCGCTGCTTCCGCCAGACTGGGGCGCTGGCCATCCATAGACACAGACATGGTGGGGAGAAGCCGTATGTGTGCACTGAGTGTGGACGCCACTTTACACACCCTTCTCTCTTGGCTATCCACCAGCGCACCCACACTAGGAAGAAGCCCCATATCTGTTCTGACTGTGGTCGGAGCTTTGCCTACCCCTCCCTCCTGACCAGTCACCAACGGGTCCACTCTGGTGAGCGCCCCTACCCTTGTACCCACTGCAGTGCCCGCTTTGCCCAGCAAAATAACCTGCTCCAGCATCAGCTCATTCACACAGGGGAAAAGCCCTATGCGTGCCCCGACTGTGGCCGCTGCTTCCGGCAAAGCGGCTCCCTGGCTATCCACAGACGCACACATACAGGGGAGAAGCCCTACTCCTGCTCCGAGTGTGGGCACCAATTTACCTCTTCCTGTGTCCTCAACAGCCACAGACGCATCCATTCTGTTGAGAGGCCCTTCCCTTGTTCCCAGTGTGGGAAAACCTTTAAACGAAAGAGTGCCCTGGAAGCCCACCAATGGATCCATCGTACAGGCGGGACAAGTCAGAGGGGTGACAGACCTCTGTtaccacccccagcccaggcttGTGTCCCTGAGGGTCAGGAACCGTCCGTACACTTCCGACATTTTCCCGATATGTTCCAGTAG